A part of Perognathus longimembris pacificus isolate PPM17 chromosome 18, ASM2315922v1, whole genome shotgun sequence genomic DNA contains:
- the LOC125366900 gene encoding vomeronasal type-2 receptor 116-like, producing MWKMIMKNKDALMTQNTGGLTHTPVLSTHTAQKCCHDSNRHCTKNIKDNFIPGASLSVVLEEITAPAMRLNFKNYQFVLALTFAVEEINQNPALLHNMTLGFDISNVQIEAWKAFKNPFVSFFGKYNIPNYSCKRETKAIAVLTGPSGLTSAQVGTFLDLYRFPQLSFGPFDDGLSDHNKFSALYQMAPKDTSMATAMVSLLLHFSWNWVGLLTLQDENALWILPVLKEEMAKNRVCVAFQLEITNYAMSFKFLSFYDQINKSSANVLVIYSDNESLLYLIMYVEQYLLKGKVCIVNSQWDLTMRKRYFILGTSHVPLFFSHHHPDVPGFTDFVKAVNPSTYPEDFFLAWLWFLSFNCSDSESDCVTWENCLRDASLDWLPGHIFDTTMSGDSYNIYNSVYAVAQALHEMLFHQAEVQTMGNRKETVPSPAQLHPFLKNIHFHNPAGDQVILDEKRKLEADYDIMNIWNFPEGLELKLKVGKFSPCALQGQQLSLSEDMVEWAIGTTEPPQSVCSESCGPGFRKSTQEGKAACCFDCTPCSEDDIANETDMEQCMKCPDHQYANTQRNQCLLRAASFLAYEEPLGMALACMALCLSTLTAVILRVFVKHHNTPIVKANNQGLSYILLLSLIFCFLCSLLFIGHPNTVTCILQQMTFGVTFTVAVSAVLAKTVTVVLAFKVTSPGRRMRWLLVSGAPNFIIPICTLIQVTLCGFWLGTSPPFIDTDAHSEHGQLILLCNKGSLTAFYCVLAYLGSLALASFTVAFLARNLPDTFNEAKFLTFSMLVFCSVWLTFLPVYHSAKGKVMVAVEVFSILASSAGLLGCIFVPKCCIILIRPDRNVLHGFRDKTHFHKNTDFLEERH from the exons ATGTGGAAGATGATTATGAAAAACAAAGATGCTTTGATGACTCAGAACACAGGAGGCCTTACACATACACCAGTCCTTAGTACTCACACTGCACAGAAGTGTTGCCATGACTCAAACAG GCATTGCACCAAGAACATCAAAGATAACTTCATCCCaggggcctcactatctgtggtCTTGGAGGAAATCACAGCACCTGCAATGAG GCTTAacttcaagaactaccagtttgttttggccttgacttttgctgttGAAGAAATCAACCAAAACCCTGCGCTTTTACATAACATGACTCTGGGGTTTGATATCTCTAATGTTCAAATAGAAGCttggaaagcatttaaaaatccctttgtTAGCTTCTTTGGGAAATACAACATTCCAAACTACTCCTGTAAGAGAGAGACCAAGGCTATAGCAGTACTaacaggaccatcaggattaacatcaGCCCAAGTTGGGACATTTCTGGACCTCTACAGAtttccacag CTTtcctttgggccttttgatgaTGGCCTGAGCGACCATAACAAGTTCTCTGCTCTatatcagatggccccaaaggacacatcgatggccactgccatggtctccttactgcttcatttcagctggaactgggtgggactgttaacaCTACAAGATGAGAATGCTCTATGGATTCTTCCTgtattgaaagaagagatggccaagaacagagtttgtgtagccttCCAGCTAGAGATCACAAACTATGCCATGTCATTTAAATTCTTGTCGTTTTATgaccagattaataaatcttcagcaaatgtccttgTCATATATAGTGATAATGAATCCCTACTATATCTAATTATGTATGTTGAGCAGTATTTATTAAAAGGAAAAGTTTGTATcgtgaactcacagtgggatttaACCATGAGGAAGAGATATTTCATACTGGGTACCTCCCATGTTCCTCTGTttttttcacaccatcacccagatgttcccggattcacagattttgtcaaggcagtgaacccttccacatacccagaggactttttccttgcttggctgtggtttctctcttttaattgctcagattctgagtctgactgtgtaacatgggagaactgtcttcgtgatgcctccttggattggttgcctgggcacatttttgacacgactatgtctggagacagttacaatatatacaattctgtatatgctgtggcccaggctctccatgaaaTGCTTTTTCATCAAGCAGAAGTACAAACcatgggaaacagaaaagagacagtGCCTTCTCCTGCACaa ctgcacccttttctgaagaatatCCATTTTCataatcctgctggagatcaagtCATTTTGGATGAGAAAAGGAAACTGGAGGCAGATTATGACAtaatgaacatttggaattttccagaaggtcttgaacttaagttgaaagtaggaaagttttctccttgTGCTCTACAAGGTCAgcaactgtctttatctgaagatatggtagagtgggccataggaacCACAGAG CCTCCTcagtctgtctgcagtgagagttgtggtcctggattcaggaaatccactcaggagggaaaggctgcctgttgctttgattgtaccccttgctcagAGGATGACATTGCTAATGAGACAG acatggagcagtgtatgaagtgtccagatcatcagtatgccaacacacagagaaaccagtgcctcctaagagctgcaagcttcctggcttatgagGAGCCATtagggatggccttggcctgcatggctctttgctTATCTACTCTCACAGCAGTTATTCTtagggtctttgtgaaacatcacaacacccccattgtcaaggcaaataaccagggtctcagctacatcctgctactctccctcatcttctgtttcctctgttccttgctctttattggacatcccaacacagtcacctgcattctacagcaaatgACATTTGGAGTTACATTCAccgtagctgtttctgctgtcttggccaaaactgtaactgtggttctggccttcaaggttacttctccagggagaaggatgaggtggttgctggtgtcaggggctcctaacttcatcattcccatctgcaccctgatccaggtgactctttGTGGattctggctgggaacctctcctccattcattgacacagatgcacactctgaacatggccaactcatcctcctgtgtaacaagggctccctcactgccttctactgtgtcttggcatacctgggctccctggccctggccagcttcactgtggctttcctggccaggaacctgcctgacaccttcaatgaagccaagttcctgaccttcagcatgctggtgttctgcagtgtgtggctcaccttcctgcctgtctaccacagtgccaagggcaaggtcatggtggctgtggaggtcttctccatcttggcctccagtgcagggctcctgggctgcatctttgtccccaagtgctgCATCATCTTGATAAGGCCAGATAGAAATGTTTTGCATGGCTTCCGGGACAAAACACATTTTCACAAAAACACTGACTTCTTGGAGGAGAGACATTAA